A genomic stretch from Syntrophorhabdaceae bacterium includes:
- the nrdD gene encoding anaerobic ribonucleoside-triphosphate reductase: METTDLNLFVRTSEESIADWDRSKIVDALIRETLVDRDTANEVSKDAEQMIRKSGIKVITAPLIRELVNAKLIEKGLENTRKMHTRLGMPLYDVDSLILHPNKENANVPHGPEATNLTLSENIKKEYALLSVFSQDVADAHMNGDIHLHDLGFIDRPYCSGQSLEYIKKFGLDLPHSLSMAKPAKHPEVLLAHLVKFAAALQSHFAGAIGWDAINVFFAPYLEGMSDGDVKQLAQMLIFEFSQQAVARGGQAIFTDINIYWEIPQHFVNVPAIGPGGKFTGKTYGEYEKEAQRFAWVLFEVFKEGDGAGRPFFFPKPLVHMTEKFFRTEGHMDFLNLISDVAADKGNTYYVFDRGETAKISECCRLSFKLDEKDLLDAKEPWRMRYCALQNVSLNLPRLAYLAKNDDTQLFNLITERFVLAVKAHKEKRVFMEKLLSLGEDGPLALLTMNRDGMPYLRFNLASHLVGMVGLNELVQIHTGEEMHESRQALKFGIKVMAHMNLLTDKMRRQENMKIVLEQTPAESTSYRFARLDMRYFSPLSGRVVKGDIASGEIYYTNSTHLNVKQAMNPIERVTNEGIFHPLIEAGSISHVWLGEAHPSREAVSDFVIKTFKYTTNDQIAFSPEFTTCNKCHRTSRGLADTCSYCGSLDVDGITRITGYFTKVSSWNKGKLGELKDRYRNIEYFSETKKKAVNE; encoded by the coding sequence ATGGAAACAACGGATCTTAATCTTTTTGTAAGGACTTCCGAAGAAAGTATAGCCGACTGGGACCGGTCAAAGATCGTTGATGCGCTGATACGGGAGACCTTAGTCGACCGTGATACCGCAAATGAAGTCAGCAAAGATGCTGAGCAGATGATACGGAAATCCGGCATCAAGGTCATTACGGCGCCTCTCATCAGGGAGCTTGTAAACGCAAAGCTGATCGAAAAAGGTCTGGAAAACACAAGGAAGATGCACACGAGACTCGGGATGCCCCTTTACGACGTGGATAGCCTTATCCTCCATCCAAATAAAGAAAACGCCAACGTACCCCATGGTCCTGAGGCAACAAACCTCACCCTTTCCGAGAACATCAAGAAGGAATACGCCCTCCTTTCCGTATTCTCGCAGGACGTTGCTGATGCCCACATGAACGGCGATATCCATCTCCATGACCTCGGTTTTATCGACAGGCCATACTGCAGCGGCCAGTCTCTTGAATACATCAAAAAATTTGGCCTCGACCTGCCCCACTCCCTCTCGATGGCAAAACCCGCAAAACACCCTGAGGTCCTCCTCGCCCACCTCGTCAAGTTCGCCGCTGCCCTCCAGAGCCATTTCGCCGGCGCAATCGGATGGGATGCCATCAACGTCTTCTTCGCCCCCTATTTGGAGGGCATGAGTGATGGCGATGTAAAACAGCTTGCCCAGATGCTTATATTCGAATTTTCACAGCAGGCCGTTGCCCGTGGCGGACAGGCCATCTTTACAGACATCAATATATACTGGGAGATACCGCAACACTTTGTCAATGTCCCTGCTATTGGTCCCGGAGGGAAATTCACCGGCAAGACCTACGGGGAATATGAGAAGGAAGCACAGAGATTCGCATGGGTACTCTTCGAGGTCTTTAAAGAAGGTGACGGGGCCGGACGACCCTTCTTCTTCCCGAAACCGCTTGTCCACATGACAGAGAAGTTCTTCCGCACCGAGGGCCATATGGATTTTCTCAACCTCATTTCAGATGTAGCAGCAGACAAAGGCAATACATACTATGTCTTCGACCGGGGTGAAACGGCGAAGATTTCCGAGTGCTGCCGTCTGAGCTTTAAGCTCGATGAAAAGGACCTCCTCGATGCAAAAGAACCGTGGAGGATGAGATACTGCGCCCTCCAGAATGTCTCCCTTAACCTTCCAAGGCTTGCCTACCTTGCGAAAAATGACGATACACAGTTGTTTAACCTCATTACAGAGCGGTTCGTCCTTGCCGTGAAGGCCCATAAAGAAAAAAGGGTCTTTATGGAGAAACTGCTTTCCCTCGGAGAGGACGGCCCGCTGGCGCTTCTTACGATGAACAGGGACGGGATGCCCTACCTGCGGTTTAACCTTGCCTCTCATCTCGTTGGCATGGTCGGTCTCAACGAACTGGTGCAGATCCACACCGGTGAAGAGATGCACGAGTCCAGACAAGCGCTGAAGTTCGGCATCAAGGTGATGGCCCATATGAACCTCCTGACAGATAAAATGAGGAGACAGGAGAACATGAAGATCGTTCTCGAACAGACACCTGCGGAAAGCACAAGTTACCGGTTTGCAAGGCTTGATATGAGGTACTTTTCACCGCTCTCGGGAAGGGTTGTCAAAGGTGACATCGCATCCGGCGAGATATACTACACGAATTCCACACACCTGAACGTTAAACAGGCCATGAATCCCATCGAGAGGGTCACGAACGAAGGTATCTTCCATCCGCTTATAGAGGCAGGCTCGATCTCCCATGTATGGCTCGGCGAGGCGCATCCATCGCGGGAGGCCGTTTCTGACTTTGTCATCAAGACATTCAAATATACAACGAATGACCAGATAGCCTTCTCTCCAGAGTTCACCACCTGCAACAAATGCCACCGGACCTCAAGAGGG